The following are from one region of the Trichocoleus sp. FACHB-46 genome:
- a CDS encoding PAS domain-containing protein, whose product MDNDPMLHFYDSLARLAVHPLVRRSEQKHLLLKVTSNQEKMQIWAHQAPMNHLHKFYLVEAEKARVLGQLFEAEEFYEQAIRGARENEYIQEEALAYELAAKHYLARGREKIAQLYMKEAHYCYERWGATAKAKDLETCYPQFFPQSLNVAPVTVPTTAGTTSNTSQVAIDLAAVMKASQAISSEIELERLLHSLMQSLIENAGAQTGCLLLEDSGEWKIEATCELSEGAQVCATRVLQSIPMTNCLPESIIQYVIRTHESVILNDATREGHFINDPYIQRHQTQSVLCLPLLNQTKLVGMLYLENQLATGVFSPERSQLLSLLSAQAAIAIENAKLYSEQRTSKSQLAQFLEAIPVGVAVLDATGRPYYVNQRGIQLMGKGVDPSAPPDQIAEVYQLYVSGTNQIYPNENLPIVRALSGEYTRIDDMEILHQHRRIPVEGWGTPVFDEQGNVAYAIATFQDITERKKAEQLLADYNRTLEQQVAERTVLLSQEIEERQRIETALRQSEEQRRLTMDFSYIGSWNWKITENTVDWDDNHVRLLGLVPNEVESSYQAWRDRVHPEDIDRVEQAIETALETHTDFEAEYRVIYPDGSIHWLVARGRGIYDTTGQPVQMLGVILDISERREAALRERKRAEEASVLEERNRMAREIHDTLAQAFTGILLHVGSVTQMLADDSGSAQIYLERLEKIDELARTGLAEARRSVVALRPQLLEASTLQSALQRLVIQMQSTTKTTLIYESKGVVYSLPTEVENHLLRIGQEALTNAIKYANASKILVELVYDDAQCFLRVQDDGQGFGVGSISSLGGFGLLGMSERAERIGAHLSIQSQPGQGTEIVVIVNRE is encoded by the coding sequence GTGGATAACGACCCCATGCTACATTTCTACGATTCTTTGGCACGGCTAGCAGTACATCCACTTGTTCGTCGTTCAGAACAAAAACACCTACTTCTCAAGGTGACAAGCAACCAAGAAAAGATGCAAATATGGGCGCATCAGGCTCCAATGAATCATCTACATAAATTTTATCTAGTTGAGGCAGAGAAAGCGCGAGTTTTGGGTCAGTTGTTTGAGGCAGAAGAGTTTTACGAACAAGCGATTCGAGGGGCTAGGGAGAATGAATATATTCAAGAAGAAGCATTAGCCTATGAATTAGCTGCAAAGCACTATCTAGCGCGAGGCAGAGAGAAAATTGCCCAGCTTTACATGAAAGAAGCGCACTACTGCTATGAACGCTGGGGAGCAACTGCAAAAGCCAAAGATTTAGAGACTTGCTATCCACAGTTTTTTCCTCAGTCGCTAAATGTGGCTCCTGTGACAGTTCCCACCACTGCTGGAACTACTTCTAACACCTCACAGGTTGCTATCGATTTAGCAGCGGTGATGAAAGCATCGCAAGCGATTTCAAGCGAGATTGAACTAGAACGATTACTTCATTCTTTGATGCAGAGTCTAATTGAAAATGCTGGCGCGCAAACCGGATGTCTACTTTTAGAAGATTCAGGAGAATGGAAGATCGAAGCGACTTGTGAACTTAGTGAGGGTGCACAGGTCTGTGCAACGCGAGTGCTGCAATCTATTCCAATGACGAATTGTTTACCTGAATCCATTATTCAGTATGTAATTCGGACTCATGAATCGGTCATTCTCAATGATGCTACCCGTGAAGGTCATTTCATCAATGATCCCTATATTCAACGCCATCAAACGCAATCGGTTTTGTGTTTACCACTGCTGAACCAAACCAAGCTTGTGGGCATGTTGTATTTAGAAAATCAGTTGGCAACTGGAGTATTTTCACCAGAGCGATCGCAACTTTTAAGCCTACTATCTGCTCAAGCAGCAATTGCGATCGAGAATGCCAAATTATACTCCGAGCAACGCACAAGCAAAAGTCAATTAGCGCAGTTCTTAGAAGCGATTCCAGTGGGCGTTGCAGTATTGGATGCAACGGGTCGCCCTTACTATGTCAATCAACGAGGCATTCAATTGATGGGAAAAGGCGTTGATCCTTCTGCCCCACCCGATCAAATCGCGGAGGTTTATCAACTGTATGTGTCGGGAACGAACCAAATCTATCCAAACGAGAACTTACCAATTGTTCGAGCACTGAGTGGCGAATATACCAGAATTGATGATATGGAAATTCTCCACCAACATAGAAGAATTCCAGTGGAGGGATGGGGCACTCCAGTATTTGATGAGCAGGGGAATGTGGCTTATGCGATCGCCACCTTTCAAGACATTACCGAACGCAAAAAAGCTGAGCAACTACTTGCTGACTACAACCGTACCTTGGAACAACAGGTTGCTGAGCGAACTGTGCTGCTCTCTCAGGAGATTGAAGAGCGCCAGCGAATAGAGACTGCCTTACGACAGAGTGAAGAACAACGCAGGTTGACAATGGACTTCAGCTACATTGGCAGTTGGAACTGGAAGATTACTGAGAACACAGTGGACTGGGACGACAATCATGTGCGATTGCTGGGATTAGTTCCCAATGAAGTTGAGAGTAGCTATCAGGCATGGCGCGATCGTGTTCATCCAGAAGATATTGATCGAGTTGAGCAAGCCATTGAGACAGCCCTAGAAACCCATACCGATTTTGAAGCAGAATATCGAGTCATTTATCCAGATGGCAGCATTCATTGGTTAGTTGCCAGAGGTCGAGGCATTTACGACACAACCGGACAGCCTGTGCAAATGTTAGGAGTCATTCTTGACATTAGCGAACGGCGAGAGGCTGCACTACGTGAACGCAAACGTGCTGAGGAGGCTTCCGTTTTAGAAGAACGCAACCGCATGGCGCGAGAAATTCACGATACATTGGCACAGGCTTTTACAGGCATTTTGCTTCATGTCGGATCTGTAACACAAATGCTGGCAGATGATTCGGGATCTGCTCAAATATATCTAGAAAGGCTGGAAAAGATTGATGAATTAGCTCGAACTGGGCTGGCTGAAGCGCGTCGCTCAGTGGTAGCACTCCGTCCTCAACTTTTAGAAGCGAGTACTTTACAGAGTGCCCTGCAGCGCCTCGTAATTCAAATGCAGTCAACTACTAAAACGACTTTAATCTACGAAAGCAAGGGCGTAGTTTACTCTCTACCGACCGAGGTGGAAAATCACTTACTACGGATTGGACAGGAAGCCTTAACAAACGCGATCAAATACGCCAATGCTAGTAAAATTCTGGTTGAGCTAGTGTATGACGATGCTCAATGTTTTCTGCGCGTTCAAGATGATGGACAGGGCTTTGGGGTTGGAAGCATTTCATCACTAGGTGGCTTTGGTTTGTTGGGAATGAGCGAGCGAGCAGAACGAATTGGTGCACACCTATCGATTCAAAGCCAACCTGGACAAGGAACAGAAATTGTTGTCATTGTCAATCGGGAGTGA
- a CDS encoding response regulator transcription factor, translating into MSQSTKIRVLIVDDHSLVTEGLTNIINYDPEMTVVAQAEDGQQAIAQYREHQPDVTLMDLRMPRMAGVEAITAICAEFKSARIIVLTTYNGDEDIYRGLQAGAQGYLLKDAKPNELLNAIRIVHSGQQYVSSAVASKLVERMNNPILSARELEVLRLMAQGLSNQDIGIALKIGESTVKSHVTRILSKLGVSDRTQAVIVAVKRGLVSL; encoded by the coding sequence ATGAGTCAATCCACTAAAATTCGGGTTCTGATTGTTGATGATCACTCCCTCGTTACAGAAGGATTGACTAACATCATTAACTACGATCCAGAAATGACAGTGGTTGCTCAAGCGGAGGATGGACAACAGGCGATCGCCCAATACCGTGAACATCAGCCTGATGTCACCCTCATGGATTTACGCATGCCAAGAATGGCAGGGGTTGAAGCTATTACTGCGATTTGTGCTGAATTTAAGTCAGCTCGAATTATTGTGCTGACCACCTATAATGGCGATGAAGATATTTATCGAGGATTGCAGGCGGGTGCGCAGGGCTATCTGCTTAAAGATGCAAAGCCAAATGAACTTTTGAATGCGATTCGCATCGTTCACAGCGGTCAACAGTATGTTTCTTCGGCTGTGGCAAGTAAGCTGGTAGAGAGGATGAATAATCCGATACTCAGTGCACGAGAGCTAGAAGTGCTCCGTTTAATGGCGCAGGGATTGAGTAATCAAGATATTGGAATTGCTCTCAAGATTGGTGAGAGCACTGTCAAGTCGCATGTGACTCGGATTTTGAGCAAGCTGGGAGTGAGCGATCGCACGCAAGCCGTCATTGTTGCGGTTAAACGTGGGCTTGTTAGTTTATAG
- a CDS encoding DsbA family protein: protein MASDCEHHSLFAPPSVQDHIQGVLSASVVLILYGDYECFQSAKTYRLIKAAQQQLSPFEENDVCFIFRHFPQIQIHPHAQRAAEAAEAAAVQGQFWQMHEMLFIHQQALENGYLVEYANRLGLDISRFLQDLSKGAYVGHIIADIQGGYRSGVEAAPAFFVNGIRYCERWTIEQLIAALVAATNQRF from the coding sequence ATGGCTAGCGATTGCGAGCATCATTCCTTATTTGCCCCACCTTCAGTTCAGGATCACATTCAAGGTGTGCTAAGTGCCAGTGTTGTACTCATCCTGTATGGGGACTATGAATGTTTTCAAAGTGCAAAGACCTATCGGTTGATTAAAGCTGCTCAACAGCAGTTAAGCCCTTTCGAGGAGAATGATGTGTGCTTTATCTTTCGTCATTTCCCCCAAATACAGATTCATCCTCATGCTCAGCGGGCAGCGGAAGCAGCGGAAGCAGCGGCAGTTCAAGGTCAGTTTTGGCAGATGCATGAGATGCTCTTTATCCATCAACAAGCCTTAGAGAATGGATACCTCGTGGAATATGCAAATCGTCTGGGACTTGACATTTCTCGATTTTTGCAAGACTTATCCAAAGGAGCTTATGTCGGTCACATCATTGCAGACATTCAGGGTGGATATCGCAGTGGGGTAGAAGCTGCACCAGCTTTCTTTGTGAATGGGATTCGTTACTGCGAGCGTTGGACTATTGAGCAATTGATAGCAGCTCTTGTAGCAGCAACTAATCAACGTTTTTGA
- a CDS encoding cupin domain-containing protein yields MTQSFWLFGSCLSIVADHTTTGGQYDLIEGYFPPGSQTPPHRHTRYSEQLYVLEGEFTVWADEHKVVLGAGESFFIPIGTTHVVAALSEQPARGLVIAAPSAFARLIEAVGTQDETAASDMALFERISAEIGDEILGPPGTLPAVATRI; encoded by the coding sequence ATGACACAATCTTTCTGGCTTTTTGGTTCTTGTCTCAGCATCGTTGCCGATCACACTACAACCGGAGGTCAATACGATCTGATTGAAGGCTATTTTCCACCGGGTTCACAGACTCCTCCCCATCGCCACACCCGTTACTCCGAACAACTTTATGTACTGGAAGGTGAGTTCACGGTCTGGGCAGATGAGCACAAGGTCGTGTTAGGCGCAGGTGAAAGTTTCTTCATTCCTATCGGCACCACTCATGTTGTTGCCGCACTCAGCGAACAGCCAGCGCGCGGATTAGTCATTGCTGCCCCCAGTGCCTTTGCTCGGCTGATTGAAGCAGTGGGAACCCAGGATGAAACAGCAGCATCGGATATGGCTCTATTCGAGCGCATTAGTGCTGAAATCGGGGATGAAATTTTAGGTCCGCCCGGAACTTTACCTGCCGTTGCGACGAGGATATAG
- a CDS encoding VOC family protein, which produces MTSNTVSSQNMKLEIVVIPVADVDRSIDFYKTLGWRLDADFPGENGFRVVQLTPPGSECSIIFGKGVSLAEPGSVQGLYLIVYDIEAARAELVERGVEVSDIFHDIGGIFHHAGTEGRVPGPDPERRDYASYASFSDPDGNGWILQEVKVRLPGR; this is translated from the coding sequence ATGACTAGCAATACTGTAAGCAGCCAAAACATGAAACTCGAAATTGTGGTGATCCCCGTTGCCGATGTCGATCGCTCCATAGACTTCTATAAAACGTTGGGATGGCGACTGGATGCCGACTTTCCTGGCGAGAATGGCTTCCGGGTGGTGCAATTGACTCCTCCTGGATCGGAATGCTCAATCATCTTTGGTAAAGGAGTGTCTTTAGCCGAGCCAGGGTCAGTTCAGGGTCTGTACCTCATTGTTTACGACATTGAGGCCGCCCGCGCCGAACTGGTTGAGCGGGGTGTGGAGGTGAGTGACATATTTCACGACATCGGCGGGATCTTCCACCACGCCGGAACCGAGGGGCGGGTACCAGGTCCCGATCCAGAACGTCGTGACTATGCCTCCTACGCCTCGTTCAGTGATCCAGACGGCAACGGTTGGATACTCCAAGAGGTCAAGGTGCGGCTTCCTGGACGGTAA
- a CDS encoding NAD(P)-dependent oxidoreductase, protein MKIFVAGGTGAIGRPLLDQLLTKGHNVVALTRSSERAQSLVAQGVEPAIADVFDPDAVKAAIAQAQPEVVIEQLTALPRTYSRESMSAAGPLNTRIRLEGGTNVLAAAQAVGVRRYLRQSVAFWGIPGAGLADEETPLSLDASPAVAADARLVTEIEYRLLESNLEGIALRYGFFYGPGTWFNPDGDVAQQIRQQQFPIVGNGDGVWSWLHIEDAAIATVAAAEQGNSGVYLIVDDQPLAVRDWLPAFARSLNAPLPPRVSIEDALNLEGGSDIVYYQTQMRGASNAKAKRELNFQPRPLEWMVSTAVSHAS, encoded by the coding sequence ATGAAGATTTTTGTTGCTGGGGGAACAGGAGCGATCGGTCGTCCGCTACTCGACCAATTACTTACCAAAGGACACAACGTTGTAGCTCTGACCCGTTCTTCAGAAAGAGCACAGTCGTTAGTAGCACAGGGAGTAGAACCTGCGATCGCAGATGTATTCGACCCAGATGCAGTTAAAGCGGCGATCGCCCAAGCTCAACCAGAGGTGGTGATTGAACAACTCACCGCTCTACCTAGGACTTACAGCCGCGAATCAATGAGTGCAGCAGGGCCTCTGAATACGCGGATTCGGTTAGAGGGGGGTACCAATGTGCTGGCGGCAGCACAAGCAGTAGGGGTGCGCCGTTACCTGAGACAGTCGGTTGCCTTCTGGGGAATTCCTGGTGCTGGATTGGCAGATGAGGAAACACCGTTATCGCTGGATGCTTCCCCCGCCGTTGCCGCCGATGCTCGCCTCGTCACTGAGATTGAATACCGTTTGTTGGAATCCAATCTCGAAGGAATTGCCTTACGCTATGGTTTCTTCTACGGACCTGGCACTTGGTTCAACCCGGATGGTGATGTAGCACAACAGATACGGCAGCAACAGTTTCCAATTGTCGGCAATGGTGATGGCGTCTGGTCGTGGTTACACATCGAGGATGCCGCGATCGCCACGGTTGCAGCCGCAGAGCAGGGCAATTCTGGTGTTTATCTGATTGTGGATGATCAGCCTTTGGCGGTGCGCGACTGGCTGCCTGCATTTGCGCGATCGCTGAATGCTCCACTCCCACCACGGGTATCCATTGAGGATGCTTTGAACCTAGAGGGAGGTTCGGACATTGTTTACTACCAGACTCAGATGCGAGGTGCCTCGAATGCCAAGGCAAAACGCGAACTAAATTTTCAACCGCGACCGTTGGAATGGATGGTTAGCACCGCCGTATCTCATGCCAGTTAA